The following coding sequences lie in one Hydrotalea sp. genomic window:
- a CDS encoding RpiB/LacA/LacB family sugar-phosphate isomerase — MSDNFLSAPIFITSDHAGYDLKIALRDWLRANGQADITLLGATSTSATDYPDDAAALAQAMSKNKQANKTAMGIAICGSGIGISIALNRHRHIRAALCRDSGDAETARQHNNANVLVLAARRIDLATATAIIKKFQEKDFESSAERHRRRVDKLA, encoded by the coding sequence ATGAGCGACAATTTTCTTTCCGCGCCGATATTTATAACCTCCGACCATGCGGGTTATGATTTGAAAATTGCCTTACGGGATTGGTTGCGCGCCAATGGCCAGGCGGATATAACCCTGCTCGGCGCAACCTCGACATCTGCGACCGATTATCCAGATGATGCCGCCGCGCTGGCCCAGGCGATGAGCAAAAACAAACAAGCCAATAAAACCGCAATGGGCATCGCCATCTGTGGCTCGGGCATTGGCATCAGCATCGCGCTGAATCGCCATCGCCATATTCGTGCCGCCCTGTGTAGAGACAGCGGCGACGCTGAAACCGCGCGCCAACATAACAATGCAAATGTGTTGGTGCTGGCGGCGCGGCGGATTGACCTTGCCACCGCGACAGCAATTATAAAAAAATTCCAAGAAAAAGATTTTGAAAGCTCTGCCGAACGCCACCGCCGCCGCGTTGATAAATTGGCGTAA